Proteins from one Elephas maximus indicus isolate mEleMax1 chromosome 12, mEleMax1 primary haplotype, whole genome shotgun sequence genomic window:
- the FZD9 gene encoding frizzled-9: protein MGAPPLRRALLLWQLLAAGGAALEIGRFDPERGRGPAPCQAVEIPMCRGIGYNLTRMPNLLGHESQREAAAKLDEFAPLVQYGCHSHLRFFLCSLYAPMCTDQVSTPIPACRPMCEQARLRCAPIMEQFNFGWPDSLDCAQLPTRNDPHALCMEAPENATAGPAESHKGRGMLPVAPRPARPPGDGAPGPSGACENPEKFQYVEKSRSCAPRCGPGVEVFWSRRDKDFALVWMAVWSALCFFSTAFTVLTFLLEPHRFQYPERPIIFLSMCYNVYSLAFLIRAVAGAQSVACDQEAGALYVIQEGLENTGCTLVFLLLYYFGMASSLWWVVLTLTWFLAAGKKWGHEAIEAHGSYFHMAAWGLPALKTIVILTLRKVAGDELTGLCYVASMDAAALTGFVLVPLSCYLVLGTSFLLTGFVALFHIRKIMKTGGTNTEKLEKLMVKIGVFSILYTVPATCVIVCYVYERLNMDFWRLRAMEQPCTAAPVPGGRRDCSLQEGSVPTVAVFMLKIFMSLVVGITSGVWVWSSKTFQTWQSLCHRKIAAGRARAKACRAPGSYGRGTHCHYKTPTVVLHMTKTDPSLENPTHL, encoded by the coding sequence ATGGGCGCGCCGCCGCTGCGCCGGGCGCTGCTCCTGTGGCAGCTGTTGGCGGCGGGCGGCGCGGCGCTGGAGATCGGCCGCTTCGACCCGGAGCGCGGGCGCGGGCCGGCGCCCTGCCAGGCGGTGGAGATCCCTATGTGCCGCGGCATCGGCTACAACCTGACCCGCATGCCCAACCTGCTGGGCCACGAGTCGCAGCGCGAGGCGGCCGCCAAGCTGGACGAGTTCGCGCCGCTCGTGCAGTACGGCTGCCACAGTCACCTGCGCTTCTTCCTGTGCTCGCTCTACGCGCCCATGTGCACCGACCAGGTCTCGACGCCCATCCCCGCCTGCCGGCCCATGTGCGAGCAGGCCCGCCTGCGCTGCGCGCCCATCATGGAGCAGTTCAACTTCGGCTGGCCGGACTCGCTGGACTGCGCGCAGCTGCCCACGCGCAACGACCCGCACGCGCTCTGCATGGAGGCCCCGGAGAACGCCACGGCCGGCCCCGCCGAGTCCCACAAAGGCCGCGGCATGCTGCCCGTGGCGCCGCGGCCCGCACGGCCCCCCGGCGACGGCGCCCCGGGGCCCAGCGGCGCCTGCGAGAACCCCGAGAAGTTTCAGTACGTGGAGAAGAGTCGCTCGTGCGCCCCGCGCTGCGGGCCGGGCGTCGAGGTGTTCTGGTCGCGGCGGGACAAGGACTTCGCGCTCGTCTGGATGGCCGTGTGGTCGGCTCTGTGCTTCTTCTCCACCGCCTTCACCGTGCTCACCTTCCTGCTGGAGCCTCACCGTTTCCAGTACCCCGAGCGCCCCatcatcttcctctccatgtgctACAACGTCTACTCGCTGGCCTTCCTTATCCGCGCCGTGGCCGGGGCCCAGAGCGTGGCCTGTGACCAGGAGGCGGGCGCGCTGTACGTGATTCAGGAGGGCCTGGAGAACACGGGCTGCACACTCGTCTTCCTGCTTCTCTACTACTTTGGCATGGCCAGCTCACTGTGGTGGGTGGTCCTGACGCTCACCTGGTTCCTGGCGGCCGGCAAGAAATGGGGCCACGAGGCCATTGAGGCCCACGGCAGCTACTTCCACATGGCAGCCTGGGGCCTGCCGGCCCTCAAGACCATCGTCATCCTGACCCTGCGCAAGGTGGCCGGGGACGAACTGACCGGGCTGTGCTACGTGGCCAGCATGGACGCAGCTGCGCTCACCGGCTTCGTGCTGGTGCCCCTGTCCTGCTACCTGGTGCTCGGCACCAGCTTCCTCCTGACGGGCTTCGTGGCTCTCTTCCACATCCGCAAGATCATGAAGACAGGCGGCACCAACACTGAGAAGCTGGAGAAGCTCATGGTCAAGATTGGGGTCTTCTCCATTCTCTACACAGTGCCCGCCACTTGCGTCATTGTTTGCTACGTCTATGAGCGCCTGAACATGGACTTCTGGCGCCTGCGGGCCATGGAGCAGCCCTGCACAGCGGCTCCAGTGCCTGGAGGCCGGAGGGACTGCTCACTGCAAGAGGGCTCGGTGCCCACCGTGGCTGTCTTTATGCTCAAAATCTTCATGTCGCTAGTGGTAGGCATCACCAGCGGAGTCTGGGTGTGGAGCTCCAAGACTTTCCAGACCTGGCAAAGCCTGTGCCACCGTAAGATTGCCGCAGGCCGGGCCCGGGCAAAGGCCTGTCGGGCCCCCGGGAGCTATGGCCGGGGCACCCACTGCCACTACAAGACCCCCACTGTGGTCTTGCACATGACTAAAACGGACCCCTCTCTGGAGAACCCCACACACCTCTAG